One stretch of Oncorhynchus clarkii lewisi isolate Uvic-CL-2024 chromosome 1, UVic_Ocla_1.0, whole genome shotgun sequence DNA includes these proteins:
- the LOC139415830 gene encoding thyrotropin-releasing hormone receptor-like: MTENVSSRMDTPTNISLVGPGDPISQSLEYKTVAVFLVLLVCGLGIVGNIMVVLVVLTTRHMRTPTNCYLVSLAIADLTVLVAAGLPNVSDSLTGTWVFGHAGCLGITYLQYLGINVSSCSITAFTVERYIAICHPMRAQTVCTVSRAKRIIAGVWVFTCVYCMLWFFLVDIQVMKSGSIQCGYKVSRDLYLPIYLIDFAIFYVIPLLLAIVLYGLIARILYLNPLPNRPDVGTVSSGATMLRRSCKEPADGGKGGRQGRPKSTLSSRKQVTKMLSVVVILFALLWMPYRTLVLINSFIATPYLDAWFVLFCRICMYANSAINPVVYNLMSQKFRSAFRGLYRCQRQEAHHRTLSMIQSGYSMARDPRTPQQTSNGTKQGARRVTCTDTVTEWQSKDTSPAKEKKDLDHLKEDRKDTSCGEIKSTPQQTEINSTSGQTEIIFTPRQNEIKSTLGLNVIKSTPGQNEIKSTPGQNEIKSTTGQNEIKSTPGPTEMTEAEMNHTVL, translated from the exons ATGACAGAAAATGTGAGCTCAAGGATGGACACCCCAACCAACATTTCCTTGGTGGGACCAGGGGACCCTATATCCCAGTCTCTGGAGTACAAGACTGTGGCAGTTTTTCTGGTTCTGCTAGTCTGTGGACTTGGCATTGTGGGTAATATCATGGTGGTTCTGGTGGTCCTCACCACGAGACACATGCGTACGCCCACTAACTGCTACCTGGTCAGCCTGGCCATAGCGGACCTGACCGTGCTGGTTGCCGCTGGTCTGCCCAATGTGTCAGACAGCCTGACGGGTACCTGGGTGTTTGGGCATGCTGGCTGCCTTGGCATCACCTACCTCCAGTACCTTGGCATCAATGTGTCCTCCTGCTCTATAACAGCCTTTACTGTGGAGAG GTACATTGCTATCTGCCACCCAATGAGGGCCCAGACAGTGTGCACAGTGTCCCGGGCCAAGCGGATCATAGCAGGGGTGTGGGTGTTCACCTGTGTCTACTGCATGCTGTGGTTCTTCCTGGTGGACATCCAGGTAATGAAGAGCGGCAGCATCCAGTGTGGCTACAAGGTGTCCCGTGACCTCTACCTCCCCATATACCTCATTGACTTTGCCATCTTCTATGTGATCCCTCTGCTCCTGGCCATCGTCCTGTACGGCCTCATCGCCCGCATCCTGTACCTCAATCCACTCCCCAACCGGCCCGATGTGGGCACGGTCTCCTCTGGTGCCACCATGCTCCGCAGGAGCTGCAAGGAACCAGcagatggagggaaagggggTCGTCAGGGCCGCCCGAAGAGCACGCTCTCCTCCAGGAAACAG GTCActaagatgctctcagtggtggtGATCCTGTTCGCCTTACTGTGGATGCCCTACCGGACCTTAGTCCTTATTAACTCCTTCATTGCCACACCCTACCTGGACGCCTGGTTTGTTCTGTTCTGTCGGATCTGTATGTATGCCAACAGTGCCATCAACCCTGTTGTGTACAACCTGATGTCTCAGAAGTTCCGTTCAGCGTTCCGCGGGCTCTACAGATGCCAGAGACAGGAGGCCCACCACCGCACCCTCTCCATGATCCAGAGCGGCTACAGCATGGCCAGGGACCCACGCACCCCACAGCAGACCAGCAACGGGACCAAACAGGGGGCCAGGAGAGTGACCTGCACTGACACAGTGACAGAGTGGCAGAGCAAAGACACCTCCCCAGCCAAAGAGAAGAAGGATCTGGATCACCTGAAGGAAGATAGAAAAGACACAAGCTGTGGTGAGATCAAATCAACACCTCAACAAACTGAGATCAACTCCACATCTGGGCAAACTGAGATCATATTCACGCCTAGGCAAAATGAGATCAAATCTACACTTGGGCTGAATGTGATCAAATCCACACCTGGGCAAAATGAGATAAAATCCACACCTGGGCAGAACGAGATCAAGTCCACAACTGGGCAAAATGAAATCAAGTCCACACCTGGGCCAACTGAGATGACTGAGGCAGAAATGAATCACACAGTGCtgtag